A part of Candidatus Methylomirabilota bacterium genomic DNA contains:
- a CDS encoding CoA transferase: MDQALDDVTVLDLGQVIAMPFCTMLLADLGARVIKVESPERGRERVSLGVKRRRDGVEERVPAAQYRDRNKLGVTLDLKTETGARLFRELCRHADVVTENWSVGTMERLRLGYEDLCRVNPRIIYASITAFGQTGPYASQRGYDMLAQAISGYMSITGYPDGPPTRSGQSISDYNAGMLCAFSIVSALHYRQRTGRGQRIDLALLDSLIVALDNLGERYTVGGEILTRAGNVSFSGSATGIYPTTDGHVAIAAAASNAVWARFCTAIDREELTRAPEFATLAARRDRRDEIAAIIQAWTARRAKAEVVRALTAVGVPAAPVNNVAEMAADPQVRAREMLVERDHPLYGHLTTTGTPLKLSETPGRVRWLAPMPGEHNEDVLIGLLGHSRADLERWRAEGVI, from the coding sequence ATGGATCAGGCGCTCGACGACGTCACCGTGCTCGACCTGGGCCAGGTCATCGCGATGCCGTTCTGCACCATGCTGTTGGCGGATCTCGGCGCGCGGGTGATCAAGGTCGAATCGCCAGAGCGGGGCCGCGAGCGCGTCTCACTGGGGGTGAAGCGCCGCCGCGACGGCGTCGAGGAGCGAGTGCCGGCCGCGCAGTACCGCGACCGCAACAAGCTCGGCGTCACCCTCGATCTCAAGACCGAGACCGGCGCCCGGCTCTTCCGCGAGCTCTGCCGCCACGCCGACGTGGTGACCGAGAACTGGAGCGTCGGCACCATGGAGCGGCTGCGGCTGGGCTACGAGGACCTGTGCCGGGTCAATCCCCGCATCATCTATGCCTCCATCACCGCGTTCGGGCAGACCGGGCCGTACGCGTCCCAGCGCGGCTACGACATGCTGGCCCAGGCGATCAGCGGCTACATGTCCATCACCGGCTATCCGGACGGGCCGCCCACCCGCTCCGGCCAGTCGATCTCCGACTACAACGCGGGCATGCTCTGCGCCTTCAGCATCGTCTCCGCCCTGCACTACCGGCAGCGCACCGGCCGGGGGCAGCGCATCGATCTGGCCCTGCTCGACAGCCTGATCGTCGCGCTCGACAACCTCGGCGAGCGCTACACGGTAGGCGGTGAGATCCTCACCCGCGCCGGCAACGTCTCGTTCAGCGGCTCTGCGACCGGGATCTACCCGACGACCGACGGCCACGTGGCCATCGCGGCGGCCGCGAGCAATGCGGTGTGGGCGCGCTTCTGCACGGCCATCGACCGCGAGGAGCTGACCCGCGCGCCGGAGTTCGCAACCCTCGCGGCCCGCCGCGACCGGCGCGACGAGATCGCGGCCATCATCCAGGCGTGGACCGCCCGGCGCGCCAAGGCGGAGGTCGTCCGCGCCCTCACCGCGGTCGGCGTGCCGGCCGCCCCGGTCAACAACGTGGCCGAGATGGCGGCGGATCCGCAGGTGCGCGCCCGGGAGATGCTCGTGGAGCGCGACCATCCGCTCTACGGGCACCTCACCACGACCGGCACGCCGCTCAAGCTGTCCGAGACGCCCGGCCGGGTGCGCTGGCTCGCGCCCATGCCGGGCGAGCACAACGAGGACGTGCTGATCGGCCTGCTCGGCCACTCGCGGGCCGACCTCGAGCGCTGGCGCGCCGAAGGCGTGATCTGA
- a CDS encoding nucleotide sugar dehydrogenase, translating into MIQRILCIGAGYVGGPTMAVIAKHCPDVQVVVADVNAERVAAWQSGEPPIFEPGLRDVVRASLGRNLRFSGDVEPEIAQAEMIFVSVNTPTKTFGQGAGRAADLQHWEKTARAIRQHARRPVIVVEKSTLPVRTAEAMERIFRTRRPEQRFEVLSNPEFLAEGTAMADLERPDRVLIGGAETPAGQAAMRELVDVYARWVPRERILTANVWSAELSKLAANAFLAQRVSSINAISAICEQTGADILSVARAIGTDRRIGPEFLRAGVGFGGSCFQKDILNLAYLCEQHGLPEVARYWESVVTLNQYQKERFVQRMVRVMFNTLAGKRIAVFGFAFKSNTGDTRDSPAIRICQELLAEQALICITDPQALDGARQLLGASERVTFEPDPYEAADGAHAIALLTDWAEYRKLDYRRIHAAMERPAFLFDGRNLLDPEDLHQIGFNVYAIGRPDRTNL; encoded by the coding sequence ATGATCCAGCGCATCCTCTGCATCGGCGCGGGCTACGTCGGGGGCCCCACCATGGCGGTGATCGCCAAGCACTGTCCGGACGTGCAGGTGGTGGTGGCCGACGTCAACGCCGAGCGCGTGGCGGCCTGGCAGTCGGGCGAGCCCCCCATCTTCGAGCCGGGCCTACGAGACGTCGTGCGCGCCTCGCTCGGCCGGAACCTCCGCTTCAGCGGTGACGTCGAGCCCGAGATCGCCCAGGCCGAGATGATCTTCGTGAGCGTCAACACTCCGACCAAGACGTTCGGGCAGGGCGCCGGCCGCGCGGCCGACCTGCAGCACTGGGAGAAGACGGCGCGCGCCATCCGGCAGCACGCGCGGCGACCGGTCATCGTGGTGGAGAAGAGCACGCTGCCGGTCCGCACCGCGGAGGCGATGGAGCGTATCTTCCGCACTCGACGACCGGAGCAGCGCTTCGAGGTGCTATCGAATCCCGAGTTCCTCGCCGAGGGCACCGCGATGGCGGATCTGGAACGGCCGGACCGGGTGCTCATCGGCGGCGCCGAGACGCCGGCCGGTCAGGCCGCCATGCGCGAGCTGGTGGACGTCTACGCGCGCTGGGTGCCGCGCGAGCGCATCCTCACCGCGAACGTGTGGTCGGCCGAGCTATCGAAGCTGGCGGCCAACGCGTTCCTGGCGCAGCGGGTCAGCTCGATCAACGCCATCTCGGCCATCTGCGAGCAGACCGGTGCCGACATCCTCTCGGTCGCGAGGGCGATCGGCACCGATCGGCGCATCGGCCCGGAATTCCTGCGCGCCGGGGTCGGCTTCGGTGGCTCGTGCTTCCAGAAAGACATCCTGAACCTGGCCTATCTCTGCGAGCAGCACGGCCTGCCCGAGGTCGCCCGCTACTGGGAGTCGGTGGTGACGTTGAACCAGTACCAGAAGGAGCGCTTTGTGCAGCGGATGGTCCGGGTGATGTTCAACACCTTGGCCGGCAAGCGCATCGCGGTGTTCGGCTTTGCGTTCAAGTCCAACACCGGGGACACGAGGGACTCGCCCGCCATTCGTATCTGCCAGGAGCTCCTCGCCGAGCAGGCGCTGATCTGCATCACCGATCCGCAGGCGCTGGACGGGGCGCGGCAGCTGCTCGGCGCCTCGGAGCGGGTCACCTTCGAGCCGGATCCCTACGAGGCGGCCGACGGCGCGCACGCGATCGCGTTGCTGACCGACTGGGCCGAGTATCGGAAGCTGGACTACCGGCGCATCCACGCCGCCATGGAACGGCCCGCGTTCCTCTTCGACGGCCGGAACCTGCTGGACCCGGAGGATCTCCACCAGATCGGATTCAACGTCTACGCGATCGGCCGGCCGGATCGGACGAATCTCTAG
- a CDS encoding LLM class F420-dependent oxidoreductase, with protein sequence MRFGVVFPQIEFGNDVQAIRDYVQTAEGLGYDYLLVYDHVLGAHPERTPKLTGPYTWEHPFHEPMVFFGFLAAVTTRLGLVTGILILPQRQTALVAKQAAEVDVLSGGRLRLGIGIGWNYVEYEALGEDFKTRGRRSEEQIAVLRKLWTEPLVTHRSVHHVIDNAGLNPLPVQRPIPIWFGGAADAVLERAARIGDGWMPAGRPPDDRMKAHLGQLDGHLAAAGRDRKQFGIDPWISIAGLGRDEVRRRVEAWRALGATHLAVDTMRAGFATPRAHIEAIRSFREVLRD encoded by the coding sequence ATGCGGTTCGGCGTCGTGTTTCCCCAGATCGAGTTCGGCAATGACGTGCAGGCCATCCGGGACTACGTCCAGACCGCCGAGGGCCTGGGCTACGACTACCTGCTGGTCTACGACCACGTGCTCGGCGCGCATCCGGAGCGGACGCCGAAGCTGACCGGCCCGTACACCTGGGAGCATCCGTTCCACGAGCCGATGGTCTTCTTCGGCTTCCTCGCCGCGGTCACCACCAGGCTCGGGCTGGTCACCGGGATCCTCATCCTGCCCCAGCGGCAGACCGCGCTGGTGGCCAAGCAGGCCGCCGAGGTCGACGTGCTGAGCGGCGGGCGGCTCCGGCTCGGCATCGGGATCGGCTGGAACTACGTGGAGTACGAGGCGCTCGGCGAGGACTTCAAGACCCGCGGCCGCCGTTCGGAGGAGCAGATCGCGGTGCTACGGAAGCTGTGGACCGAGCCGCTCGTGACCCACCGGAGCGTCCACCACGTGATCGACAACGCCGGGCTCAATCCACTGCCCGTCCAGCGGCCGATCCCGATCTGGTTCGGCGGCGCGGCGGACGCCGTGCTCGAGCGCGCCGCGCGCATCGGCGACGGCTGGATGCCGGCGGGCCGGCCGCCCGACGACCGCATGAAGGCCCACCTCGGCCAGCTCGACGGCCACCTGGCCGCCGCCGGCCGCGACCGCAAGCAGTTCGGCATCGATCCCTGGATCAGCATCGCCGGGCTCGGCCGCGACGAGGTGCGCCGCCGCGTGGAGGCGTGGCGCGCCCTCGGCGCCACCCACCTCGCGGTGGATACGATGCGGGCTGGCTTCGCCACGCCGCGCGCGCACATCGAGGCGATCCGGTCGTTCCGCGAGGTGCTGAGGGACTGA
- a CDS encoding SDR family NAD(P)-dependent oxidoreductase has protein sequence MRLSGRVAAITGGALGIGRATALLFAEEGATVALGDVAHEAAETVAQEIVRRGGKAIAVALDVGDAAQVQAFVDRVVGDFGRLDVMFANAGIAHSAPFLEHPEAQWHRVLRVNLTGVFLCGQAAARQMVKQGGGRIITTASINAFRGVENLVGYNAAKAGVIELTRTMAVELAQHRIAVNAIAPAQIDTRLTRTLPEDARRRRVQRIPMARFGEPDEVARAALFLASDEASFITGHTLAVDGGYLAGGLWSGAPTGPAAG, from the coding sequence ATGCGACTTTCGGGGCGGGTGGCCGCGATCACCGGGGGCGCCCTCGGCATCGGGCGCGCCACCGCCCTGCTCTTCGCCGAGGAGGGCGCGACGGTGGCCCTGGGCGACGTCGCCCACGAGGCGGCCGAGACGGTCGCCCAGGAGATCGTCCGCCGAGGCGGCAAAGCGATCGCGGTGGCGCTGGACGTGGGAGACGCGGCCCAGGTGCAGGCCTTCGTGGACCGCGTCGTCGGCGACTTCGGCCGGCTCGACGTCATGTTCGCCAACGCAGGCATCGCCCACTCCGCCCCGTTCCTCGAACACCCCGAGGCCCAGTGGCACCGGGTCCTGCGCGTCAACCTGACCGGCGTATTCCTCTGCGGTCAGGCCGCCGCCCGCCAGATGGTCAAGCAAGGCGGAGGCCGCATCATCACCACCGCGTCGATCAACGCATTCCGCGGCGTCGAGAATCTGGTCGGCTACAACGCGGCCAAGGCCGGGGTCATCGAGCTGACCCGTACGATGGCGGTGGAGCTGGCGCAGCATCGGATCGCGGTGAACGCCATCGCGCCGGCCCAGATCGACACGCGGCTCACCCGCACGCTGCCCGAGGACGCGCGACGGCGGCGGGTGCAGCGCATTCCGATGGCTCGCTTCGGAGAACCGGACGAGGTCGCCCGGGCCGCGCTCTTCCTCGCCTCCGACGAGGCCAGCTTCATCACCGGCCATACCCTCGCGGTCGACGGCGGATACCTGGCCGGCGGCCTCTGGTCGGGCGCGCCGACCGGCCCCGCAGCCGGGTAG
- a CDS encoding RT0821/Lpp0805 family surface protein, giving the protein MPGAVVKCVGVVMLLVIATTGCATLESNPKTSIGSLGGAAFGGLIAAAAGGGGAAIAGAVIGGALLGALGGSMLDQRDKRMAAEAQQKALESAPAGRPVAWTNPDSGHQGTVTPVRTYQSGDTYCREFQSDVVIGGKNEKAYGTACRQPDGSWKVQG; this is encoded by the coding sequence ATGCCGGGAGCAGTCGTGAAGTGCGTAGGTGTCGTGATGCTGCTGGTGATCGCCACCACGGGCTGTGCCACCCTCGAGTCGAATCCGAAGACGAGCATCGGTTCACTCGGAGGCGCGGCCTTCGGCGGGTTGATCGCGGCGGCGGCGGGCGGCGGCGGCGCGGCCATCGCGGGGGCCGTGATCGGCGGCGCGCTGCTCGGCGCTCTCGGGGGTAGCATGCTGGACCAGCGCGACAAGCGGATGGCCGCGGAAGCCCAGCAGAAAGCGCTCGAGTCGGCGCCCGCCGGTCGGCCGGTGGCGTGGACGAACCCCGACAGCGGACACCAGGGCACCGTCACGCCGGTTCGCACCTACCAGTCGGGCGACACGTACTGCCGCGAGTTCCAGAGCGACGTGGTGATCGGCGGCAAGAACGAGAAGGCCTACGGCACTGCCTGCCGCCAGCCCGACGGCAGCTGGAAGGTTCAGGGCTGA
- a CDS encoding adenylate/guanylate cyclase domain-containing protein, with amino-acid sequence MTWSLLDAGLAVLLVALAVALYRQYRLSSTLHAQLEAAAAELQHLQEACSRLAPAGVVHRLIADSVTAPTEAAERKVVTALFADLVGYTAMSERLEPAVLARVLNGYFQRMSDAIHEHRGHVSTFLGDGILAYFGALQPNPWQCNDAVRAALAMRAAIREYSAELEREGLPPVAVGIGIHRGPGLAGMVGSRDRMEYAFVGRTVNMAARVQSLTRIHKVDILVTEALRAELDTRFMLTPMPAEPVKGIAEPVVTYAVGEMRGAPPTEP; translated from the coding sequence ATGACATGGAGCCTGCTCGACGCGGGGCTGGCCGTTCTCCTGGTCGCACTGGCGGTCGCCCTCTACCGCCAGTACCGGTTGAGCTCGACTCTCCACGCCCAGCTCGAAGCGGCCGCCGCCGAGCTCCAGCATCTGCAAGAGGCCTGTTCGCGGCTGGCGCCGGCCGGCGTGGTGCACCGCCTGATCGCCGACAGCGTGACCGCGCCCACCGAGGCGGCGGAGCGCAAGGTCGTCACCGCGCTGTTCGCTGACCTGGTGGGCTACACCGCGATGAGTGAGCGACTGGAGCCGGCGGTCCTGGCGCGCGTGCTGAACGGGTATTTCCAGCGCATGAGCGACGCCATCCACGAGCATCGCGGGCACGTATCGACCTTCCTCGGCGATGGCATCCTGGCCTACTTCGGCGCGCTTCAGCCGAACCCGTGGCAGTGCAACGACGCGGTGCGGGCGGCCCTCGCCATGCGGGCAGCCATCCGCGAGTACAGTGCCGAGCTCGAGCGGGAAGGCCTGCCGCCCGTCGCGGTGGGCATCGGCATCCACCGCGGCCCGGGGCTGGCCGGCATGGTGGGCTCGCGCGACCGCATGGAATACGCCTTCGTGGGGCGCACCGTGAACATGGCCGCGCGCGTGCAATCGCTCACGCGCATCCACAAGGTGGACATCCTGGTCACGGAGGCGCTGCGGGCCGAGCTCGACACGCGGTTCATGCTCACCCCCATGCCCGCCGAGCCGGTCAAGGGCATCGCCGAGCCGGTGGTCACCTACGCGGTCGGGGAAATGCGGGGCGCGCCACCCACCGAGCCCTAG
- a CDS encoding amidohydrolase family protein — MDRTLITNTSIFDGSGAAPYPGDVMVEGPRIAAVQPGGGLPRDGARIVDGAGATLMPGLVEPHGHVSYPDAASNADFTRLPPEEHVLITMRNARTLLDCGYTSVLSGASAKPRLDIVIRNEINAGRIPGPRYLANGPEITVTGGLGDDNALHLPHLETPTFAWVADGPDAIRRACRLLVREGTDLLKLNISGDTGPRYSRSQRAVMTDAEVEAATEIARAGAVRVCAHARSAESVKMCLRHGVGIIYHANFSDDEALDLLEANRDWCFVVPALGLTYQACYAASAWGMTPERARALGIRQELEISVDTMGQMRKRGIRVLPGGDYGFAWNPHGTYARDLALFVDLLGFSPTETLVAATRMGGEIMGRGDELGLVKPGYLADLLLVAGDPLGDIHCLQSRDALRVIMKDGHLHKAPAEA; from the coding sequence ATGGACAGAACGCTGATCACCAACACGAGCATCTTCGACGGCAGCGGGGCCGCGCCGTACCCCGGCGACGTGATGGTGGAGGGGCCGCGCATCGCGGCGGTGCAGCCGGGGGGCGGGCTGCCGCGGGACGGGGCGCGCATCGTCGACGGCGCCGGCGCGACGCTGATGCCCGGCCTCGTGGAGCCGCACGGCCACGTCAGCTATCCCGACGCGGCCTCCAACGCCGACTTCACGCGCCTGCCGCCCGAGGAGCACGTGCTGATCACCATGCGCAACGCCCGCACCTTGCTCGACTGCGGGTATACCAGTGTGCTGTCCGGCGCCTCCGCGAAGCCGCGCCTGGACATCGTCATCCGCAACGAGATCAACGCCGGCCGCATCCCGGGCCCGCGCTATCTCGCCAACGGCCCCGAGATCACGGTCACCGGCGGTCTCGGGGACGACAACGCCCTGCACCTGCCTCACCTCGAGACGCCGACCTTCGCGTGGGTCGCCGACGGGCCGGACGCCATCCGCCGCGCGTGCCGCCTGCTCGTCCGCGAAGGCACCGATCTGCTGAAGCTGAACATCTCCGGCGACACCGGGCCGCGCTACAGCCGCTCGCAGCGCGCGGTGATGACCGACGCGGAGGTGGAGGCGGCCACGGAGATCGCGCGGGCCGGCGCGGTGCGCGTCTGCGCGCACGCCCGCAGCGCGGAGTCGGTCAAGATGTGCCTGCGGCACGGCGTCGGCATCATCTACCACGCCAACTTCTCCGACGACGAGGCGCTCGATCTGCTCGAGGCCAACCGCGACTGGTGCTTCGTCGTCCCGGCCCTGGGCCTCACCTACCAGGCCTGCTACGCGGCCAGCGCGTGGGGCATGACGCCCGAGAGGGCCCGCGCGCTCGGCATCCGGCAGGAGCTGGAGATCTCGGTGGACACCATGGGGCAGATGCGCAAGCGCGGGATCCGTGTGCTGCCCGGGGGCGACTACGGCTTCGCCTGGAATCCCCACGGCACCTACGCGCGCGACCTCGCCCTCTTCGTGGATCTGCTCGGCTTCTCGCCGACCGAGACCCTCGTGGCGGCCACCCGGATGGGCGGCGAGATCATGGGCCGCGGTGACGAGCTGGGCCTCGTGAAGCCCGGCTATCTCGCCGACCTGCTGCTGGTCGCCGGCGACCCGCTCGGCGACATCCACTGCCTGCAGAGCCGCGACGCGCTGCGGGTCATCATGAAGGACGGCCACCTTCACAAGGCGCCGGCCGAGGCCTGA